The Streptomyces sp. NBC_01551 genomic sequence GCAGCCGCTCACCGAAACCCTCCGACCGGTCCTCCTCGATCTCCTCGCCCATAGCCCGCTTCGCCGATCCTTCCTGCCCCCACCCCGGTCACGCCTGCGCACAACGTGGCCTCGGAAGCCCGCTTGAGTGCCTCATTACGCCAAGCGCGGCATGTCGGCCCACGGCGCGTCCCTCAGTTCGAACTGCTTACGGTGGCGGACTCGGACCTCGCCCCCAGGCGGCCCAGACGCAGGTCCGTGTAACGGATCCCGCCTCCGGGGTGCCACTCCATCGCGCGCAGCGCTGCCGTGTCCCGGGCACCGGGACACGGGGACGATGCCGCCGCAGTCGTGCTGCCTGCACACGCACACACGCACTCTTCCTCGGGGCCTGCGTAGGGAAGGCCGTGGCGGACCGGCCCCGCCGAGCCCGCGCTTGCGGTGCCGCGCAGGCGGGCGGGCCAGGCCGGCGTCACGCGCAGGCCGCCCGACCCCCACTGGAACCGGCCGATCGCCCGCACCTCGCCGAGCACCGCCGGCGGCACCGTGCCGGGTGCGGTCAGCCTGTGGACCGATGCCCCGGCCTACCCAGCCGCCAGTTCGACCAGCGCTTCGACGTCCTCGACGGTGGAGCAGCCGGACAGCCGGTCCTCCCGCTCCACGTCGTCCGCCAGGACCAGCACCGGGTCGTCGAGACGCACGGTGCGCGTACGGCCGCGGGGGCTGGCCACGGGCGGCGTGACCGCAGGAAGGGCGGTGGGGATGCCGATCTTGTCGTGGGCGAGGAGCCAGGCGCGCCGGTCGAACTGCGGATGCGGCTCGGCGCCTGCCACGTATGTACCCCCTGACGCCACGTCACTCATGCAGACCATTTTCCCGATTTGCAGTCTATTACGACGTAATATGCGGAAATGCTCCCACGTGACGACCCATCACCACCTCTGGCACGGAGCATCTGCGCTCCTGCCGGGGTGAGCCCGCGTGTCGGCACAGGCAGCGGGCCGGCGGCCCTGACCAGCAACAAGAGAGGTCCTGCTATGGCATTGGATGTCATCCGGTCGGCTCCACCCGACACGAGCCCTCAACGCAGTCTGCTCAAACGGGGAGCCTTTGCCCTCCTCCCCGCAACGCTCCTGGCGTCGGCCGCCCTGGTCCCGACCCTCGCCCACGCCGCAGAAGCCCCCGTGTTGCTGGGGACCACCGCCAGTTACGGGGTCCTGGCCGGTTCGACGGTCACCAACACGAACCCCACCGTCATCAACGGCGACCTGGGCCTCTATCCGGGCACGTCGGTGACCGGCTTCCCGCCCGGCATCGTCAACGGAGTGACGCGCGTGGCCCCCAACGCCGCCGCCGCTCAGGCGAAGTCCGACCTCGTCGTCGCCTACGACGACGCGGCAGGCCGGGGGCCCGGGACCATTCTCGCTTCGGACGAGATCGGCGGACTGACGCTGGCGCCCGGCGTCTACACGGCCCCGGCGTCCCCGGACTCCCTGCAACTCACCGGGACGGTCACCCTCGACGGCCAGAACGACCCCAACTCCGTCTTCATCTTCCGGATCCCCTCGACCCTGACCACGGCTTCGTCGAGTTCCGTGGCCTTCATCAACGGAGCCAATGCCTGCAACGTGTTCTGGCAGGTGGGCAGCGCCGCCACCCTCGGCACGAGCACCCAGTTCAAGGGCACCATCCTGGCCATGCAGTCCATCACGCTGAACAACAGCGCCGTGATCGAAGGCCGCGCCCTGGCGCGTGTGGCCGCGGTCACGATGGACAACAACACCATTACGGTGCCGACCTGCGCCGCCGGCCCGCCCGGCCCGCCCGGACCTCCCGGACCGACGGGCTCGCCCGGCCCCACCGGCTCTCCCGGCCCGACGGGTGAGCCCGGCCCCCCCGGCCCGACGGGCTCCCCTGGCCCGTCCGGCAGCCCCGGCGCGCCTGGCCCGTCCGGTAGCCCCGGCGCCCCTGGTGCACCCGGTTCCCCCGGCCCGTCCGGCAGCCCCGGTGCACCCGGTGCACCCGGTCCTGACGGTAGCCCCGGCGCCCCTGGTGCACCCGGTTCCCCCGGCCCGTCCGGCAGCCCCGGCGCACCCGGTGCACCCGGTGCACCCGGTGCACCCGGCCCCGACGGGGCTCCCGGCCCCGCCGGACCCACCGGTTCTGCCGGACCCGTAGGACCCGCGGGACCTGCTGGACCCGCCGGACCCGCAGGACCCGCAGGACCCGCAGGACCCGCAGGACCCGCAGGACCGGCAGGACCCAAGGGGCCTCGCGGTGACAAGGGCGAGAAGGGTGACTCGGGCGACCACGACCACGGTCACGACGAGGACGACGAGGGCCACGAGGGCGAGCACGGTCGCGACGAGGACCACGGTCGCGACGACGACCACGGCAAGCCCGGCCACGGTCACGACGGCCCCGACGACCACGGCAAGCC encodes the following:
- a CDS encoding ice-binding family protein, whose product is MLLGTTASYGVLAGSTVTNTNPTVINGDLGLYPGTSVTGFPPGIVNGVTRVAPNAAAAQAKSDLVVAYDDAAGRGPGTILASDEIGGLTLAPGVYTAPASPDSLQLTGTVTLDGQNDPNSVFIFRIPSTLTTASSSSVAFINGANACNVFWQVGSAATLGTSTQFKGTILAMQSITLNNSAVIEGRALARVAAVTMDNNTITVPTCAAGPPGPPGPPGPTGSPGPTGSPGPTGEPGPPGPTGSPGPSGSPGAPGPSGSPGAPGAPGSPGPSGSPGAPGAPGPDGSPGAPGAPGSPGPSGSPGAPGAPGAPGAPGPDGAPGPAGPTGSAGPVGPAGPAGPAGPAGPAGPAGPAGPAGPAGPKGPRGDKGEKGDSGDHDHGHDEDDEGHEGEHGRDEDHGRDDDHGKPGHGHDGPDDHGKPGHDQGKPPWADFLPGGLDDALGQFRPGHTAKSVNFAPVSAATDRQPKVASQNLATTGSSSEASIAAATAVALAFIGGSAFFA